The proteins below come from a single Benincasa hispida cultivar B227 chromosome 4, ASM972705v1, whole genome shotgun sequence genomic window:
- the LOC120076512 gene encoding plant UBX domain-containing protein 1 isoform X3 — protein MADQSSKAKLLGVKEKFGREIRVFETMPPSSSTEELSNTGDEPDDFYEFTAEDYHRVLATKKDAEKYLKTRKLREAEQAARRSKITKVRVRVRFPDNHTLEATFHPSETMQTLVDLLTKVVAQPELPFYIYTTPPKKQIKDLTQDFYSAGFVPGAIVYFSYDLPEGEAVGSVSYLNEDVMALKGLEFVSEEEEPIPVVAEPETAVSPPAPTPVVKETKATDKKAIKPKWLKM, from the exons ATGGCTGACCAATCATCTAAG GCCAAGTTACTGGGCgtgaaagaaaaatttggacGAGAGATCCGTGTGTTTGAGACAATGCCACCATCTTCATCAACTGAGGAATTATCCAACACtg GTGACGAGCCAGatgatttttatgaatttaCAGCGGAAGACTACCATCGAGTATTAGCAACCAAAAAGGATG cagagaaatatttgaaaacacgGAAGTTGAGAGAGGCAGAACAGGCAGCTCGCAGGTCAAAAATAACAAAG GTCAGGGTACGAGTTCGCTTTCCTGATAATCACACTTTAGAGGCGACTTTTCATCCATCTGAAACAATGCAGACCTTAGTTGATCTTCTTACCAAAGTAGTTGCTCAACCAGAATTACCATTTTATATTT ATACCACACCTCCCAAGAAACAGATAAAAGACTTGACACAGGATTTTTATTCTGCTGGCTTTGTTCCTGGTGCAATCGTCTACTTTTCATATGATCTACCTGAAG GCGAAGCAGTTGGTTCTGTCTCTTACCTTAATGAAGATGTCATGGCTTTGAAAGGTCTAGAATTCGTGAGCGAAGAAGAGGAGCCTATACCGGTTGTTGCAGAGCCTGAAACAGCAGTATCTCCTCCTGCCCCTACCCCTGTTGTCAAGGAAACCAAGGCTACTGACAAGAAAGCTATCAAACCCAAGTGGCTGAAAATGTAA
- the LOC120076512 gene encoding plant UBX domain-containing protein 1 isoform X2 encodes MVCDDSYSLALKRRRFSYSINSMADQSSKAKLLGVKEKFGREIRVFETMPPSSSTEELSNTGDEPDDFYEFTAEDYHRVLATKKDEKYLKTRKLREAEQAARRSKITKVRVRVRFPDNHTLEATFHPSETMQTLVDLLTKVVAQPELPFYIYTTPPKKQIKDLTQDFYSAGFVPGAIVYFSYDLPEGEAVGSVSYLNEDVMALKGLEFVSEEEEPIPVVAEPETAVSPPAPTPVVKETKATDKKAIKPKWLKM; translated from the exons ATGGTTTGTGATGATTCTTACTCTCTAGCACTCAAGCGAAGGAGGTTTTCCTACAGCATCAACTCCATGGCTGACCAATCATCTAAG GCCAAGTTACTGGGCgtgaaagaaaaatttggacGAGAGATCCGTGTGTTTGAGACAATGCCACCATCTTCATCAACTGAGGAATTATCCAACACtg GTGACGAGCCAGatgatttttatgaatttaCAGCGGAAGACTACCATCGAGTATTAGCAACCAAAAAGGATG agaaatatttgaaaacacgGAAGTTGAGAGAGGCAGAACAGGCAGCTCGCAGGTCAAAAATAACAAAG GTCAGGGTACGAGTTCGCTTTCCTGATAATCACACTTTAGAGGCGACTTTTCATCCATCTGAAACAATGCAGACCTTAGTTGATCTTCTTACCAAAGTAGTTGCTCAACCAGAATTACCATTTTATATTT ATACCACACCTCCCAAGAAACAGATAAAAGACTTGACACAGGATTTTTATTCTGCTGGCTTTGTTCCTGGTGCAATCGTCTACTTTTCATATGATCTACCTGAAG GCGAAGCAGTTGGTTCTGTCTCTTACCTTAATGAAGATGTCATGGCTTTGAAAGGTCTAGAATTCGTGAGCGAAGAAGAGGAGCCTATACCGGTTGTTGCAGAGCCTGAAACAGCAGTATCTCCTCCTGCCCCTACCCCTGTTGTCAAGGAAACCAAGGCTACTGACAAGAAAGCTATCAAACCCAAGTGGCTGAAAATGTAA
- the LOC120076512 gene encoding plant UBX domain-containing protein 1 isoform X1 — protein MVCDDSYSLALKRRRFSYSINSMADQSSKAKLLGVKEKFGREIRVFETMPPSSSTEELSNTGDEPDDFYEFTAEDYHRVLATKKDAEKYLKTRKLREAEQAARRSKITKVRVRVRFPDNHTLEATFHPSETMQTLVDLLTKVVAQPELPFYIYTTPPKKQIKDLTQDFYSAGFVPGAIVYFSYDLPEGEAVGSVSYLNEDVMALKGLEFVSEEEEPIPVVAEPETAVSPPAPTPVVKETKATDKKAIKPKWLKM, from the exons ATGGTTTGTGATGATTCTTACTCTCTAGCACTCAAGCGAAGGAGGTTTTCCTACAGCATCAACTCCATGGCTGACCAATCATCTAAG GCCAAGTTACTGGGCgtgaaagaaaaatttggacGAGAGATCCGTGTGTTTGAGACAATGCCACCATCTTCATCAACTGAGGAATTATCCAACACtg GTGACGAGCCAGatgatttttatgaatttaCAGCGGAAGACTACCATCGAGTATTAGCAACCAAAAAGGATG cagagaaatatttgaaaacacgGAAGTTGAGAGAGGCAGAACAGGCAGCTCGCAGGTCAAAAATAACAAAG GTCAGGGTACGAGTTCGCTTTCCTGATAATCACACTTTAGAGGCGACTTTTCATCCATCTGAAACAATGCAGACCTTAGTTGATCTTCTTACCAAAGTAGTTGCTCAACCAGAATTACCATTTTATATTT ATACCACACCTCCCAAGAAACAGATAAAAGACTTGACACAGGATTTTTATTCTGCTGGCTTTGTTCCTGGTGCAATCGTCTACTTTTCATATGATCTACCTGAAG GCGAAGCAGTTGGTTCTGTCTCTTACCTTAATGAAGATGTCATGGCTTTGAAAGGTCTAGAATTCGTGAGCGAAGAAGAGGAGCCTATACCGGTTGTTGCAGAGCCTGAAACAGCAGTATCTCCTCCTGCCCCTACCCCTGTTGTCAAGGAAACCAAGGCTACTGACAAGAAAGCTATCAAACCCAAGTGGCTGAAAATGTAA
- the LOC120076512 gene encoding plant UBX domain-containing protein 1 isoform X4: MPPSSSTEELSNTGDEPDDFYEFTAEDYHRVLATKKDAEKYLKTRKLREAEQAARRSKITKVRVRVRFPDNHTLEATFHPSETMQTLVDLLTKVVAQPELPFYIYTTPPKKQIKDLTQDFYSAGFVPGAIVYFSYDLPEGEAVGSVSYLNEDVMALKGLEFVSEEEEPIPVVAEPETAVSPPAPTPVVKETKATDKKAIKPKWLKM; this comes from the exons ATGCCACCATCTTCATCAACTGAGGAATTATCCAACACtg GTGACGAGCCAGatgatttttatgaatttaCAGCGGAAGACTACCATCGAGTATTAGCAACCAAAAAGGATG cagagaaatatttgaaaacacgGAAGTTGAGAGAGGCAGAACAGGCAGCTCGCAGGTCAAAAATAACAAAG GTCAGGGTACGAGTTCGCTTTCCTGATAATCACACTTTAGAGGCGACTTTTCATCCATCTGAAACAATGCAGACCTTAGTTGATCTTCTTACCAAAGTAGTTGCTCAACCAGAATTACCATTTTATATTT ATACCACACCTCCCAAGAAACAGATAAAAGACTTGACACAGGATTTTTATTCTGCTGGCTTTGTTCCTGGTGCAATCGTCTACTTTTCATATGATCTACCTGAAG GCGAAGCAGTTGGTTCTGTCTCTTACCTTAATGAAGATGTCATGGCTTTGAAAGGTCTAGAATTCGTGAGCGAAGAAGAGGAGCCTATACCGGTTGTTGCAGAGCCTGAAACAGCAGTATCTCCTCCTGCCCCTACCCCTGTTGTCAAGGAAACCAAGGCTACTGACAAGAAAGCTATCAAACCCAAGTGGCTGAAAATGTAA